The Pseudomonas sp. G2-4 genome window below encodes:
- a CDS encoding DSD1 family PLP-dependent enzyme, whose amino-acid sequence MPASIASLDTPVALIDVPRMQRNIQRMQQRMDALGVRLRPHIKTSKCLPVVQAQIAAGASGVTVSTLKEAEHCFAAGIQDIFYAVAMAPGKLAQALTLRRKGCRLSLLTDSLAAAQAIVDFGRQHDERFDVWIEIDCDGHRSGVRVEDDSLIEIARLLNDGGLQLYGVMTHAGSSYELDTPQALQALAEQERSVCVSAAQRIREAGLACPQVSIGSTPTALSATSLEGVTEVRAGVYVFFDLVMHNVGVCAADELALSVLTTVIGHQPGKGWVITDAGWMAMSRDRGTQRQQRDFGYGQVCSEDGVWIEGALLTSANQEHGIITLSSSDSVDIATRFPIGSRLRILPNHACATGAQFPHYSACDATGEVHTWSRLHGW is encoded by the coding sequence ATGCCAGCCTCCATTGCCTCCCTCGATACCCCGGTCGCGCTCATCGACGTACCACGCATGCAGCGCAATATCCAGCGCATGCAGCAACGCATGGACGCCCTGGGCGTACGCCTGCGTCCCCACATCAAGACCAGCAAATGCCTGCCGGTGGTCCAGGCGCAAATCGCCGCAGGCGCCAGCGGTGTCACGGTATCCACTTTGAAGGAAGCCGAGCATTGTTTCGCCGCTGGCATCCAGGATATTTTTTATGCCGTGGCCATGGCTCCCGGCAAACTGGCCCAGGCCCTGACGCTGCGACGCAAAGGCTGCCGCTTGAGCCTCTTGACCGACAGCCTGGCGGCGGCCCAGGCCATCGTCGATTTCGGCAGGCAACACGACGAACGTTTCGATGTCTGGATCGAGATTGATTGCGACGGTCACCGATCCGGAGTCCGTGTCGAAGACGATTCACTCATCGAGATCGCAAGGCTACTCAACGACGGGGGTCTGCAGCTTTACGGCGTCATGACCCATGCCGGATCCAGTTACGAACTCGACACCCCCCAGGCGCTGCAAGCCCTGGCCGAACAGGAGCGCAGCGTCTGCGTCAGCGCTGCCCAACGCATCCGCGAGGCCGGGCTGGCCTGCCCACAGGTCAGCATCGGCTCGACGCCCACGGCGCTGTCGGCGACGAGTCTGGAAGGCGTCACCGAAGTGCGCGCCGGTGTCTATGTGTTCTTCGACCTGGTGATGCACAACGTCGGCGTCTGCGCGGCCGACGAGTTGGCCCTGAGCGTGCTGACCACCGTCATTGGTCATCAGCCAGGTAAAGGCTGGGTCATCACCGATGCCGGCTGGATGGCCATGAGTCGTGATCGAGGCACGCAGCGCCAGCAGCGAGACTTCGGCTATGGGCAGGTCTGTAGCGAAGACGGCGTCTGGATCGAAGGCGCACTGCTCACCAGTGCCAATCAGGAACACGGCATCATCACCCTCTCAAGCTCCGACAGTGTCGATATCGCCACGCGCTTTCCCATTGGTAGCCGCCTGCGCATCCTGCCTAACCATGCCTGCGCCACCGGTGCGCAGTTTCCTCATTACAGCGCCTGTGATGCAACGGGCGAAGTGCACACGTGGAGTCGTCTACATGGCTGGTGA
- a CDS encoding RidA family protein, producing the protein MAGEIELIHTTQAAAPGGHYAQAVSHQDVLYVSGQLPVRVDGSHSADQPFEVQAGIALDNLMAILSAAGRGPTDLLKVTVYVVGIEHWPAFDRIYARYLGEHRPARAVVPVPALHHGYLIEIEALARG; encoded by the coding sequence ATGGCTGGTGAGATCGAGTTGATTCACACAACCCAGGCGGCCGCTCCGGGCGGGCATTACGCCCAGGCCGTGTCGCACCAGGACGTCTTGTATGTGTCCGGGCAACTGCCGGTACGCGTCGATGGCAGCCACAGTGCCGACCAACCGTTCGAAGTGCAGGCCGGCATTGCCCTGGATAACCTGATGGCGATTCTCAGCGCGGCTGGCCGGGGTCCGACGGACCTGTTGAAGGTGACTGTGTACGTCGTCGGCATCGAACACTGGCCGGCTTTCGACCGGATCTACGCCCGTTATCTGGGCGAGCACCGCCCTGCCCGCGCCGTGGTACCCGTCCCGGCCTTGCACCATGGCTACCTGATCGAAATCGAAGCGCTGGCCCGGGGCTGA
- a CDS encoding aldehyde dehydrogenase family protein, which yields MTTHTSNHYSVDPQMSRQLYINGTWSSPAQPATLAVVNPATEEVIAEVAQGSAADVDRAVAAARAAFPGWSATPVDARVSILGKIHELILERQEALAQVLSLEMGAAIGFARAMQVPLAAEHVRVARDVLATYRFQNVENGTAIQREPIGVCGLITPWNWPLYQITAKVAPAIAAGCTVVLKPSELSPLSALLFAQLVHDAGLPPGVFNLVNGSGAEVGAAMAEHPDIDMISITGSNRAGALVAQAAAPTVKRVTQELGGKSPNVLLPDADFAKAVPPGVMSALRNVGQSCSAPTRMIVPRNRLAEVEALAAATANAIIVGDPQSEATVLGPIANEPQFNRVQTLIEVGLREGAKLVCGGPGRVPGFDKGFYTRPTVFSQVDSAMRIAQEEIFGPVLCIIPYDTVDEAVAIANDTVYGLGAHVQGQDLEQARSVALRIRSGQVLLNYPAWNPMAPFGGYKRSGNGREYGIHGFEEYLEIKAIVGFG from the coding sequence ATGACCACCCACACCTCGAATCACTACAGCGTCGACCCGCAAATGTCCCGGCAGCTTTATATCAATGGCACCTGGTCGTCCCCGGCCCAACCGGCAACGCTGGCGGTGGTCAATCCGGCGACCGAGGAAGTGATCGCCGAGGTCGCCCAAGGTTCTGCCGCAGACGTCGACCGTGCGGTAGCGGCCGCGCGTGCCGCATTTCCCGGCTGGTCCGCGACACCTGTAGACGCCCGCGTATCGATCCTTGGCAAGATCCACGAACTGATCCTTGAGCGCCAGGAAGCGCTGGCCCAGGTGCTCTCGCTGGAAATGGGCGCGGCCATCGGTTTCGCCCGGGCCATGCAAGTGCCGCTGGCGGCCGAACACGTGCGGGTCGCCCGTGATGTACTGGCCACCTACCGTTTTCAGAACGTCGAAAATGGCACCGCCATTCAACGCGAACCCATCGGCGTCTGCGGCCTCATCACGCCGTGGAACTGGCCGCTGTATCAAATCACCGCCAAAGTCGCCCCGGCGATTGCCGCTGGCTGCACGGTGGTGTTGAAACCGAGCGAACTGTCACCACTGAGCGCGCTGCTGTTCGCCCAATTGGTGCATGACGCGGGCCTTCCACCGGGTGTCTTCAACCTGGTGAACGGCAGCGGTGCCGAGGTCGGCGCGGCCATGGCCGAGCATCCCGACATCGACATGATCTCCATCACCGGCTCGAACCGCGCCGGCGCACTGGTGGCCCAGGCCGCCGCCCCCACGGTGAAACGCGTCACCCAGGAACTGGGCGGCAAGTCACCGAACGTGTTGCTGCCGGACGCGGACTTCGCCAAAGCCGTACCACCGGGGGTGATGTCGGCCTTGCGCAATGTCGGCCAATCGTGCAGCGCACCGACCCGAATGATCGTGCCAAGAAACCGCTTGGCGGAAGTCGAAGCGTTGGCTGCCGCAACCGCCAATGCGATCATCGTCGGCGACCCGCAATCGGAAGCAACGGTCCTCGGCCCCATCGCCAACGAGCCCCAGTTCAATCGCGTCCAGACGCTGATCGAAGTGGGCTTGAGGGAAGGCGCCAAACTGGTGTGCGGCGGCCCGGGACGAGTACCGGGTTTCGACAAAGGCTTCTACACCCGCCCGACGGTTTTCTCACAGGTGGACAGCGCCATGCGCATCGCCCAGGAAGAAATCTTCGGGCCTGTGCTGTGCATCATTCCCTATGACACGGTGGATGAAGCGGTCGCCATCGCCAACGATACGGTCTATGGGCTGGGTGCGCATGTCCAGGGGCAGGACCTTGAGCAGGCGCGCAGCGTTGCCCTGCGTATCCGCTCCGGACAAGTGCTATTGAACTACCCGGCGTGGAACCCCATGGCACCGTTCGGCGGCTACAAGCGCTCCGGGAACGGGCGTGAATACGGTATCCACGGTTTCGAGGAATACCTGGAGATCAAGGCGATTGTCGGGTTTGGCTGA
- a CDS encoding GFA family protein, giving the protein MDRFTGGCLCGDVRIEASGRPYRVGLCHCLDCRKHHGALFYAAAVFPQDAVTIQGETRDYAGRHFCPRCGSSVFARSDDEIEVHLGALDAPDQLVPTYESWTLRREAWLPSFALAHHYVGDREGKDRSEDQAISQTRQSP; this is encoded by the coding sequence ATGGACCGATTCACCGGCGGTTGCCTCTGTGGCGACGTCCGCATCGAAGCTTCGGGGCGGCCCTATCGGGTTGGCCTTTGTCACTGCCTGGATTGCCGCAAGCACCATGGCGCGCTTTTCTACGCCGCTGCCGTGTTTCCCCAGGATGCGGTGACGATCCAAGGCGAGACACGGGATTATGCCGGGCGCCATTTCTGCCCGCGCTGCGGCTCGTCGGTGTTTGCCCGCAGCGACGATGAAATCGAAGTGCACCTGGGCGCGCTCGATGCTCCCGATCAACTGGTGCCCACCTACGAAAGCTGGACCCTGCGCCGCGAAGCCTGGCTACCGTCATTTGCGCTCGCGCACCATTACGTAGGGGACCGCGAAGGCAAGGATCGATCCGAGGACCAGGCGATCAGCCAAACCCGACAATCGCCTTGA
- a CDS encoding LysR family transcriptional regulator, with protein MDRFDAMQAFVRVVETGSFTKAAETLHMSKTTVTQLVQQLEARLRVKLLNRTTRKVNITADGAVYYERVIRLLADMDDAETSLSGALALPRGRLRVDVPSPLAAMILVPALPGFYARYPDIQIDMGVSDRIVDIIDENVDCVVRGGELTDQSLIARHVGDLALGVFAAPSYLARVGTPAHPRELEDSPQRIVGFLWARTGKAVPYALHNHNEHLHIKGRYALAIDDGNAYLAAGLAGLGVLWLPEYMSRHHEARGELVRLFEDWRLDPMPLYLAYPPNRHISAKLRVFIAWVVELMAEHAPVIDSQKL; from the coding sequence ATGGACCGTTTCGATGCGATGCAGGCATTCGTTCGCGTGGTGGAGACGGGCAGTTTCACCAAGGCAGCCGAAACACTGCACATGAGCAAGACCACCGTGACCCAACTGGTCCAGCAGTTGGAGGCACGCCTGCGGGTCAAGCTGCTCAACCGCACCACGCGCAAAGTCAATATCACCGCCGACGGCGCCGTTTATTACGAGCGGGTGATCCGCCTGCTCGCCGACATGGACGATGCCGAAACCAGCCTGTCCGGCGCGTTGGCACTGCCCCGGGGGCGACTGCGGGTGGACGTGCCGAGCCCGCTGGCCGCGATGATCCTGGTGCCGGCATTGCCAGGGTTCTATGCGCGATACCCGGACATCCAGATCGACATGGGCGTGAGCGATCGCATCGTCGACATCATCGATGAAAACGTCGATTGCGTGGTGCGCGGCGGTGAGCTGACGGATCAATCCTTGATTGCCCGACACGTCGGCGACCTGGCCCTGGGCGTCTTTGCCGCGCCGAGCTACCTGGCACGGGTCGGCACGCCTGCGCATCCGCGCGAACTGGAAGATTCGCCGCAGCGCATCGTCGGCTTCTTGTGGGCTCGCACCGGCAAAGCCGTACCCTACGCCCTGCACAATCACAACGAGCACCTGCACATCAAAGGACGCTACGCGCTGGCCATCGACGATGGCAACGCCTACCTCGCGGCCGGTTTGGCGGGGCTGGGCGTGCTCTGGCTGCCCGAATACATGTCCCGGCATCACGAAGCGCGAGGCGAGTTGGTGCGTCTGTTCGAAGATTGGCGCCTCGATCCGATGCCGCTCTACCTGGCCTATCCGCCGAACCGGCACATCAGCGCCAAGTTGCGGGTGTTCATTGCATGGGTGGTGGAGCTGATGGCGGAACATGCGCCTGTCATTGATAGCCAGAAGTTGTGA
- a CDS encoding RidA family protein, with the protein MTQRDVVFPAGRQALYERNRYSPAIRSNGFLFVSGQVGSTEDGSPEPELETQVRQAFNNLKAILAAAECTFDDVVDVTVFMVDPESTFERVWSVVPEFWGNAPHPTLTAVGVTWLYGFQFEIKVIARLPETVG; encoded by the coding sequence ATGACACAGCGTGACGTTGTTTTTCCAGCCGGACGCCAGGCGCTTTATGAGCGCAATCGTTATTCACCGGCTATCCGTTCCAATGGCTTTTTATTCGTGTCGGGACAGGTGGGCAGCACTGAAGACGGTTCGCCGGAACCCGAACTGGAGACCCAGGTTCGGCAAGCGTTCAACAATCTGAAGGCGATACTCGCCGCAGCCGAGTGCACCTTTGACGATGTGGTGGACGTCACGGTCTTCATGGTTGATCCCGAATCGACCTTCGAGCGAGTCTGGAGCGTCGTTCCCGAGTTCTGGGGTAACGCACCGCATCCGACGCTGACGGCGGTGGGCGTGACGTGGCTGTATGGGTTTCAGTTCGAGATCAAGGTGATTGCCAGGTTGCCTGAAACCGTCGGCTGA
- a CDS encoding VOC family protein gives MNNKNTICLWYDGTALEAAQFYAATFPNSAVLAVHHAPGDYPAGKQGDVLTVDFTVMGIPCLGLNGGSAFKHSEAFSFQVATDDQAETDRLWNAIIDNGGQASACGWCKDRWGLSWQISPRVLVDAITGSDKAAAKRAFEAMMQMTRIDIAAIEAAVKG, from the coding sequence ATGAATAATAAAAACACGATTTGTCTCTGGTACGACGGCACTGCGTTGGAAGCCGCACAGTTCTATGCGGCGACGTTCCCCAACAGCGCGGTACTGGCCGTTCATCACGCCCCTGGCGACTATCCGGCGGGCAAGCAGGGCGATGTGCTGACAGTCGATTTCACGGTAATGGGTATCCCTTGTCTCGGATTGAACGGAGGATCGGCGTTCAAGCACAGTGAAGCTTTCTCATTCCAGGTCGCCACCGACGACCAGGCCGAAACAGACCGGCTGTGGAATGCGATTATCGACAACGGCGGCCAGGCCAGTGCCTGCGGCTGGTGCAAGGACAGGTGGGGGCTGTCCTGGCAGATCTCCCCGCGCGTCCTGGTGGATGCAATCACCGGCTCTGATAAAGCCGCCGCCAAGCGCGCCTTCGAGGCCATGATGCAGATGACCAGGATCGACATCGCGGCGATCGAGGCAGCGGTGAAAGGTTAG
- a CDS encoding VacJ family lipoprotein yields MPITKPAPLFVRSTVVVVLTALASGCTSTPAAKPGSCESVPYAVHDPAEPINRGLFAFNRTVDDYALAPVARGYRKLPEVFQTGVHNFVANFGEPKVFINDLLQGNAQRSVNTLGRFVINTTAGIVGLIDVSGKLGIERHKADFGQTFGVWNIAPGPIVELPLLGTANLRDATGKVLSSAVDPFGDNSSTVDTLGTVDTVGGIVDGRAQALPLTDELQTRPDYYVALRDAVAQRRADFVAQGKLGSVEQDTAHCQEGGSADEQ; encoded by the coding sequence ATGCCGATCACCAAACCCGCTCCGTTGTTTGTTCGATCCACCGTTGTGGTTGTATTGACGGCACTCGCCAGTGGCTGCACCAGCACACCCGCTGCCAAGCCGGGCAGTTGTGAAAGTGTTCCCTACGCCGTTCACGATCCTGCAGAACCCATCAATCGCGGCCTTTTCGCCTTCAACCGGACTGTAGACGATTACGCGTTGGCCCCCGTCGCCCGTGGCTATCGCAAACTGCCTGAGGTGTTCCAGACCGGCGTTCACAACTTCGTGGCGAACTTCGGCGAACCCAAGGTGTTCATCAACGACTTGCTGCAAGGCAACGCCCAGCGCTCGGTCAACACCCTCGGCCGTTTCGTCATCAACACCACCGCAGGCATCGTCGGCTTGATCGATGTGTCGGGCAAGCTCGGCATCGAGCGGCACAAGGCTGATTTCGGCCAGACATTCGGCGTCTGGAACATCGCCCCAGGGCCGATCGTGGAGCTGCCGTTGCTGGGCACTGCCAACCTGCGGGACGCCACGGGCAAGGTATTGAGTTCTGCGGTCGATCCGTTCGGCGATAACAGCAGCACCGTCGACACGTTGGGTACGGTCGACACCGTCGGCGGCATCGTCGATGGTCGTGCGCAGGCGTTGCCGCTGACGGATGAGCTGCAGACCCGGCCGGATTACTACGTGGCGCTGCGAGACGCGGTGGCACAACGGCGCGCCGATTTCGTCGCGCAAGGGAAACTGGGGTCGGTGGAGCAGGACACTGCCCATTGCCAGGAGGGAGGCTCCGCAGATGAACAATGA
- a CDS encoding response regulator has product MSHLLLVDDDLEVLALLRKFLEQHGYSVEVAADGTALWQAVERRLPDLIILDVMLPGDNGLVLCQRLRAEHTVGIIMLTAMGELSDRVVGLELGADDYLTKPFDARELLARVRAVLRRTGEARGSLNDASRPILEFENWQLDVTRRELRSPEKVMIPLSTGEFELLLVFAEHPRRVLSRQQLLDLARGETFDAFDRSIDVQVSRLRRKLETDITGAAMIRTVRNSGYLFSPHVVKR; this is encoded by the coding sequence GTGAGCCATTTATTACTGGTGGACGATGACCTCGAAGTCCTCGCCCTCTTGCGCAAATTCCTCGAACAACATGGCTACAGCGTGGAAGTGGCCGCCGACGGCACTGCCCTGTGGCAAGCGGTCGAGCGACGGTTGCCGGACCTCATCATCCTCGACGTCATGTTGCCGGGAGACAACGGGCTGGTGCTCTGCCAACGGCTGCGTGCCGAGCACACGGTCGGCATCATCATGCTCACGGCCATGGGCGAGTTGAGTGACCGCGTCGTCGGCCTGGAGCTAGGGGCGGACGACTACCTGACCAAGCCTTTTGACGCACGAGAACTGTTGGCCCGGGTGCGCGCCGTCCTCAGGCGCACCGGCGAAGCCCGGGGCTCGTTGAACGACGCCTCCCGACCGATCCTGGAGTTCGAAAACTGGCAACTGGACGTCACCCGTCGCGAATTACGCTCGCCGGAAAAAGTCATGATCCCGCTGTCCACGGGCGAGTTCGAACTATTGCTGGTATTCGCCGAGCACCCGCGACGGGTACTGAGCCGCCAGCAGTTGCTGGACCTGGCGCGTGGCGAAACCTTCGATGCGTTCGACCGCAGCATTGATGTCCAGGTCAGCCGTTTGCGCCGCAAGCTGGAGACCGATATCACCGGCGCCGCCATGATCCGTACCGTGCGCAACAGCGGCTATCTCTTCAGCCCCCACGTGGTGAAGCGATGA
- a CDS encoding ATP-binding protein, giving the protein MKPLRSATHRPRDTVARWIALTTMVAMLTLLALNELFSLLAGAWAHPPLMETGLMDKAASITRIIDSVAPEQRPEIARAASDPTFNAQWLRRHEDARLPVIVDPQFSEGSRFLRQQLGRHDARIEAYEPGDWPADQSDARYAVIIELSDHSWVIFSVPSRSWGLGEWARNLIIIALILLSTLIVALIAARHLAAPLERFAEGARRFGVDHRAPPIPVVGPYEIRQAISAFNAMQAQLKHFLQDRTQMLAAISHDLRAPLTRMRLRGEFIEDAEQQSKLFRDVDEMQAMINSALEFFRDDARLEHATAFDLAELLHTIVDDLKDAGTEVSFEGAHRFVYVGRPIGIKRALINLIDNAIKYGGEPAVQLRAAADRVEIRILDRGPGIASEYHEQVFAPFFRLEGSRNKNTGGVGLGLSTARATVLEHGGTLSLRNRRDGGLEVKVSLPLH; this is encoded by the coding sequence ATGAAGCCGTTGCGCTCGGCCACTCATCGACCACGGGATACCGTGGCACGCTGGATCGCCCTGACCACCATGGTCGCCATGCTGACGTTGCTGGCCTTGAACGAGCTGTTCAGCCTGCTGGCCGGTGCCTGGGCGCACCCTCCCCTGATGGAAACCGGCCTGATGGACAAGGCCGCCTCCATCACCCGCATCATTGACTCAGTCGCACCGGAACAAAGGCCCGAAATTGCCAGGGCCGCCAGCGACCCAACGTTCAACGCGCAATGGTTGCGGCGCCATGAAGATGCCCGGTTGCCGGTGATTGTCGATCCGCAGTTCAGTGAAGGCTCGAGGTTCCTGCGTCAACAGTTGGGCCGGCACGACGCCCGGATAGAGGCCTACGAGCCGGGCGACTGGCCGGCCGATCAATCCGATGCACGCTACGCGGTGATCATCGAATTGAGCGACCATTCGTGGGTGATATTCTCGGTGCCCTCCCGCAGTTGGGGGCTGGGGGAATGGGCCCGCAATCTGATCATTATCGCGTTGATCCTGCTGTCGACGCTGATCGTGGCCCTGATCGCCGCGCGGCACTTGGCGGCGCCACTGGAACGTTTTGCCGAAGGCGCCAGGCGCTTCGGGGTGGATCACAGGGCGCCCCCCATCCCGGTCGTCGGCCCCTACGAAATCCGCCAGGCAATCAGCGCCTTCAACGCCATGCAGGCCCAGCTCAAGCATTTTCTGCAAGACCGCACACAAATGCTCGCCGCCATCTCCCATGATCTGCGCGCGCCATTGACCCGCATGCGCCTGCGCGGGGAGTTCATCGAGGATGCCGAGCAGCAATCCAAACTGTTCAGGGATGTGGATGAAATGCAGGCGATGATAAATTCGGCCCTGGAGTTCTTCCGCGACGATGCGCGGCTGGAACATGCCACCGCGTTCGACTTGGCTGAACTGCTGCACACCATCGTCGATGACCTGAAGGATGCCGGCACCGAGGTGTCATTCGAGGGTGCCCACCGCTTCGTTTATGTCGGCCGACCCATTGGGATCAAACGGGCGTTGATCAACCTGATCGACAACGCGATCAAATATGGCGGCGAACCGGCTGTGCAACTCAGGGCCGCTGCCGATCGAGTTGAAATCCGCATCCTGGACCGAGGCCCGGGCATCGCCTCCGAATACCATGAGCAGGTATTCGCACCGTTCTTTCGCCTCGAAGGTTCACGCAACAAAAACACTGGCGGTGTCGGGCTGGGTCTGTCGACGGCGCGGGCGACGGTGCTGGAGCATGGCGGGACGCTGAGTCTCAGGAATCGGCGTGATGGCGGGCTGGAGGTCAAGGTCTCGCTGCCATTGCATTGA
- the kefF gene encoding glutathione-regulated potassium-efflux system oxidoreductase KefF, translating into MILIVYAHPYPDQSRVNQQMLKRASSHPDVVVRSLYDLYPDFDIDVEAEQRAVEQARLVVLQHPMYWYSMPPLLKLWIDKVFTHGWAYGRGTTALKDKSLLWAVTTGGEPDHFQIGAHPGFFVLAQPLQATAIYCHMRWLEPVVVHGAYAADSAAQHAQIEHYGARLASWKED; encoded by the coding sequence ATGATCCTGATCGTTTACGCCCACCCCTACCCCGACCAATCGCGGGTCAACCAGCAGATGCTCAAGCGGGCATCCAGCCATCCGGACGTGGTGGTACGGTCCCTCTATGATCTCTACCCGGACTTTGACATCGACGTCGAGGCCGAACAACGCGCCGTCGAACAGGCACGGTTGGTCGTCCTCCAGCACCCGATGTACTGGTACAGCATGCCGCCGCTGCTGAAATTGTGGATCGATAAAGTGTTCACCCACGGCTGGGCATACGGCCGGGGTACCACGGCCCTCAAGGACAAGAGCCTGCTGTGGGCCGTCACCACGGGTGGCGAGCCCGATCATTTCCAGATCGGCGCCCATCCGGGCTTTTTCGTGTTGGCCCAGCCGCTCCAGGCGACGGCTATCTATTGCCACATGCGCTGGCTGGAGCCGGTCGTGGTGCACGGCGCGTATGCCGCTGATTCCGCAGCCCAACACGCACAAATCGAACACTACGGCGCCCGACTGGCCTCCTGGAAGGAAGATTGA
- the kefC gene encoding glutathione-regulated potassium-efflux system protein KefC, with protein METHSLIEMLIYLGAATLIVPIAVRLGLGPVLGYLLAGCVIGPWGLKLITDVKAILEFAEIGVVLMLFIIGLELDPKRLWALRRMVFGGGALQMLACGAAIAAFCAALGLNWTAALLVGLTLSLSSTAIAMQAMNERNLTSTAVGRSSFAVLLFQDIAAIPLVAMIPLLSAHGETPSGTALALSIVKIVAAISVVVLLGRYLTRPLLRFAARSGLREIFSAVALFLVFGFGFLLEEAGLSMAMGAFLAGVLLASSEYRHALESDIEPFKGLLLGLFFIGVGMSIDFGTLINAPLKVMTLTLGFILIKLLVIKSAGRFLNVPAGQRSWQAVLLGQGSEFAFVVFGAATVAGILTDQWGKSLTLAVALSMCLTPLLILLLDRVETATKKDRRESDLIDQQNPRIIIAGFGRFGQIAGRLLMSCGVEVVVLDHDPDNIETLRKFGVKVFYGDATRLDLLHAAGAGQAVVLINAIDDQQDNLTLTRLVQEHFPALKLIVRARDMGHLITLRQMGVETAERETFESALSLGRRALMQMGVGAYEARERADQFRRLNLQMLEEIVAQPEDDLKFRHDAYRRANALLTEMFNEDRARPADSWPEHHRNETDEQHS; from the coding sequence ATGGAGACGCACAGCCTGATTGAAATGCTTATCTACCTGGGCGCGGCGACGTTGATCGTGCCGATTGCCGTCCGGTTGGGGCTGGGCCCGGTATTGGGTTATCTCCTGGCCGGGTGCGTCATCGGTCCGTGGGGGTTGAAGCTCATTACTGATGTGAAGGCCATCTTGGAATTCGCCGAAATTGGCGTCGTGCTGATGCTGTTCATCATCGGCCTTGAGCTCGACCCCAAGCGGCTGTGGGCGTTGCGCAGGATGGTGTTCGGTGGAGGGGCCTTGCAGATGCTGGCCTGTGGCGCAGCGATCGCGGCTTTCTGCGCGGCGCTGGGCCTGAACTGGACGGCCGCGTTGCTGGTGGGACTGACCCTGAGCCTGTCTTCCACGGCAATCGCCATGCAGGCGATGAATGAACGCAACCTGACGTCAACCGCCGTCGGGCGCAGCAGTTTTGCCGTCTTGCTGTTCCAGGACATCGCGGCCATTCCCCTGGTCGCCATGATTCCCTTGTTGTCAGCCCACGGTGAAACACCGTCAGGCACCGCCCTGGCGCTGTCGATTGTCAAAATCGTTGCCGCGATCAGCGTCGTCGTGCTGTTGGGGCGCTACCTAACGAGGCCACTGCTGCGCTTCGCCGCACGCTCAGGCTTGCGTGAGATTTTCAGCGCCGTAGCGCTGTTCCTGGTGTTCGGTTTCGGTTTTCTCCTGGAAGAAGCCGGCCTGTCGATGGCCATGGGCGCCTTCCTCGCCGGGGTGTTGCTGGCCAGTTCTGAATACCGGCACGCCTTGGAGAGCGACATTGAACCGTTCAAAGGCCTGCTGCTGGGTCTGTTCTTCATCGGCGTCGGCATGTCGATTGATTTCGGTACCCTGATCAATGCGCCGTTGAAGGTCATGACCCTGACCCTGGGTTTCATCCTCATCAAGCTGCTGGTGATCAAGTCCGCGGGTCGTTTCCTCAACGTCCCCGCCGGCCAGCGCTCATGGCAGGCCGTGTTGCTGGGCCAGGGCAGCGAATTTGCCTTCGTGGTGTTCGGCGCGGCGACGGTCGCCGGCATACTGACCGATCAATGGGGCAAAAGCCTGACGCTGGCGGTGGCGCTGTCCATGTGCCTGACGCCCCTGCTCATCCTGCTGCTGGATCGAGTAGAGACCGCGACCAAGAAAGACCGTCGGGAATCCGACCTCATCGACCAACAAAACCCACGAATCATCATTGCCGGGTTCGGCCGTTTCGGGCAGATCGCCGGCCGCCTGCTGATGTCCTGCGGCGTCGAGGTGGTGGTGCTGGATCACGACCCCGACAACATCGAGACGCTGCGCAAATTCGGCGTGAAAGTGTTCTACGGCGACGCCACGCGCCTCGATTTGCTGCACGCTGCGGGCGCGGGCCAGGCCGTTGTGCTGATCAACGCGATTGACGATCAGCAGGACAACCTGACGCTGACCCGGCTGGTCCAAGAGCACTTCCCCGCGTTGAAGCTGATCGTGCGGGCGCGGGACATGGGGCACTTGATCACCCTGCGGCAGATGGGCGTGGAAACCGCCGAGCGGGAAACCTTCGAGAGCGCGTTGTCGTTGGGCCGCCGTGCCCTGATGCAGATGGGCGTCGGCGCTTACGAGGCGCGCGAGCGCGCGGATCAGTTCCGTCGCCTGAACCTGCAGATGCTGGAGGAAATCGTCGCCCAGCCGGAAGACGACCTCAAGTTCCGCCACGACGCCTACCGGCGCGCCAACGCGCTGCTTACGGAAATGTTCAACGAAGACCGGGCGCGCCCTGCCGACAGCTGGCCCGAACACCATCGCAACGAGACGGATGAACAGCACAGCTAA